From a single Drosophila sulfurigaster albostrigata strain 15112-1811.04 chromosome 3, ASM2355843v2, whole genome shotgun sequence genomic region:
- the LOC133843501 gene encoding spondin-1, with product MWRLLILFAVVSNGSALICTRRPANTATPKSPVDENYVISITGNPETYILGQEYNVSLNAFNGHRYISFILALENENGDFSYMADLGRFELSDKIETRFSPNCINMVENTNTNPKTHMHLTWTAPSEPGSGCILIRATVLQHRDVWHMDDGGLTRRICEEIVDDVESQPTAPSLNAPCCACDEARYELTFEGVWQRNLHPKNFPERKWETRFCELVGAAHSSDYRFWESGALASEGLKQYAEHCTAKLLDREFSVNYRENKIRTIIKARGLGYPNLNSKSMASVRVDPMRHMVSFASKIEPSPDWIVGVSGLELCLRNCTWLDSKVINLYPWDVGTDAGPTYTSPDQPQVPPDVIRRMSSDFPPDDRSPFYDKEGIPMKPMAVLTIRRQRIYERRCLDEESNNDEDVPRECQTHPWSAWTECSTKCGGGMQYKRRVYKQPELSRVYNCNVPLYEERECEGEACGVAESVNNADEFEEFQLGGQKIPPYQRQAECQLSGWSAWGSCSVTCGDGFQSRYRQYITPGAEEKCQNVYSLLLQETRSCSGGTCSGNLSGEDADPNSQYDGSLNQRLQPDDYRNFEVGNLKGTNQWGQEQISHTPTMSKQFFRPQQSSYNQQSRKAPANSYEDIPRLLDVERAPFQRRPGSNDFRDSSSNNFRDLGSNNFRDSGGNNFRDSDTNNFRDPGNRFSTQNSRLRSTNRDVDDQNPYMQPNNNVHDPWLRRNNNNFRRSYDDAEDNKPDIDEYMERSCFQMIRTTPNCHNETILGNFWFYNFCNDECMLFPVDVCDRNVNKFNKLEKCEECRRPQYKQLQLQAAESQECKNILSAQRADNEFWREERIYTDPRLLNNYSNRKRD from the exons ATGTGGCGCTTGTTAATACTATTCGCGGTGGTGTCGAATGGCAGCGCTTTGATCTGTACCCGACGTCCGGCAAATACGGCCACGCCCAAGTCGCCAGTCGATGAGAACTATGTGATAAGCATTACTGGCAATCCGGAAACGTATATTCTCGGTCAGGAGTACAACG TTTCTCTAAATGCATTCAACGGTCATCGCTACATCAGTTTCATTCTGGCTTTGGAAAACGAGAATGGAGATTTTAGCTACATGGCCGATCTGGGTAGATTCGAACTAAGCGATAAGATCGAGACACGTTTCAGTCCCAACTGCATTAACATGGTGGAAAACACAAACACCAATCCCAAGACACATATGCATCTCACTTGGACAGCCCCAAGTGAGCCTGGCAGTGGCTGCATATTAATACGTGCCACAGTACTGCAGCATCGCGATGTTTGGCACATGGACGATGGCGGCTTAACACGACGAATTTGCGAGGAGATCGTGGACGATGTTGAAAGCCAGCCAACTGCACCCAGTTTAAACGCTCCTTGTTGTGCCTGCGACGAGGCGCGTTATGAG CTTACTTTCGAGGGAGTCTGGCAACGAAATTTACATCCAAAGAACTTTCCAGAAAGAAAATGGGAGACACGGTTCTGTGAGCTCGTCGGTGCTGCGCATAGCTCCGATTATCGCTTTTGGGAATCCGGTGCCCTAGCCAGCGAAGGCTTAAAGCAATATGCGGAGCACTGCACCGCAAAGCTGCTTGATCGAGAGTTTAGCGTCAATTATCGC GAGAATAAGATACGCACAATTATTAAGGCACGTGGTCTAGGGTATCCCAATCTGAACAGTAAATCGATGGCTTCGGTGCGTGTTGATCCAATGCGTCACATGGTATCGTTTGCATCCAAAATTGAGCCGTCGCCCGATTGGATTGTGGGCGTTAGCGGACTGGAGCTGTGTCTACGGAATTGCACCTGGTTGGACTCGAAAGTGATCAATTTGTATCCATGGGATGTGGGCACCGATGCAGGTCCCACTTATACG TCACCCGATCAGCCTCAAGTTCCACCTGATGTCATCAGGCGAATGAGCTCGGACTTCCCCCCAGATGATCGTTCGCCATTCTACGATAAGGAAGGGATACCAATGAAGCCAATGGCCGTGTTAACCATACGACGCCAACGAATCTACGAACGGCGTTGCCTGGATGAAGAAT CCAACAACGATGAAGATGTGCCACGCGAATGTCAGACGCATCCCTGGTCAGCTTGGACCGAGTGTTCTACGAAATGTGGTGGTGGCATGCAATATAAGCGACGTGTGTACAAGCAACCCGAGCTCTCCAGAGTTTACAACTGCAATGTGCCACTCTACGAAGAACGCGAGTGTGAGGGCGAAGCCTGTGGTGTGGCAGAGTCGGTTAACAATGCAGACGAGTTTGAGGAGTTTCAGCTTGGCGGACAAAAGATTCCCCCTTATCAACGACAGGCTGAGTGCCAATTATCTGGTTGGAGCGCTTGGGGTTCATGTAGTGTAACTTGTGGCGACGGTTTTCAATCACGATACCGTCAATATATTACTCCCGGAGCTGAGGAAAAGTGTCAAAATGTATATAGCCTACTTCTGCAAGAAACGCGAAGTTGCTCGGGTGGCACTTGCTCGGGCAACTTATCCGGAGAAGACGCTGATCCCAATTCCCAATATGACGGATCACTGAATCAACGCTTACAGCCGGATGATTATCGCAACTTCGAAGTGGGCAATCTAAAGGGCACCAATCAATGGGGCCAAGAACAGATCAGCCATACTCCAACAATGTCCAAGCAATTCTTTAGACCACAGCAGTCGTCTTACAATCAACAGTCTCGTAAAGCTCCTGCGAATAGTTATGAAGACATACCACGATTACTGGACGTTGAGCGTGCTCCATTTCAACGGAGACCCGGTAGTAATGACTTCCGTGATTCCAGCAGTAATAACTTCCGTGATCTCGGAAGTAATAACTTCCGTGACTCCGGCGGTAATAATTTCCGTGATTCCGACACTAATAATTTCCGTGATCCCGGGAATCGTTTCTCTACCCAGAATTCGCGTCTTCGCAGCACCAACAGAGATGTGGATGATCAAAATCCATATATGCAACCAAATAATAATGTACACGATCCATGGCTAAGacgtaataacaataactttAGAAGAAGTTATGATGATGCTGAGGACAACAAACCGGATATCGATGAATATATGGAGAGGAGCTGCTTCCAAATGATAAGGACGACGCCAAACTGTCACAATGAAACAATTCTGGGCAACTTCTGGTTTTATAATTTCTGCAATGATGAATGCATGTTGTTCCCAGTAGATGTATGTGATAGAAATGTTAACAAGTTCAACAAATTGGAGAAATGCGAAGAGTGTCGTCGTCCTCAATACAAACAGCTCCAATTGCAAGCTGCAGAGTCACaagaatgcaaaaatattttatccGCGCAACGAGCTGATAACGAGTTCTGGAGAGAAGAACGCATCTACACTGATCCTAGGCTTCTTAACAATTATAGTAACAGAAAACGAGATTGa